In one Sparus aurata unplaced genomic scaffold, fSpaAur1.1, whole genome shotgun sequence genomic region, the following are encoded:
- the LOC115578047 gene encoding uncharacterized protein LOC115578047: MENYTNPVSSFPYSRETALLRTADVAGNPYLAAGLLLGYFLLGLASVIWAFRSQRSSINIFKRSVILSVSCQHRRLQGVQIIHNSLFALLLIEGLTAVTAITLAIMFITPTCNHALTCVYVFSAWFLLRCYVVVLHLQSALVSILYLCHPEWGAKLRYVGTTVVLFFMVFSVFHVLFIQIGTFLLGVIVFGLALAIIVKCAVSSVSLAAASKKPFVFVAMFMFLFVFAPTFVLQCLMISSANFWESTDKYLTVFVNVLFFTNFHLLLDGLLCFFILKLPAGEEQQQLS, translated from the coding sequence ATGGAGAACTACACCAACCCAGTCAGCAGCTTTCCCTACAGCCGGGAAACAGCCCTCCtcaggacagcagatgttgcaggaAACCCTTACTTGGCTGCCGGACTTCTCCTTGGCTACTTCCTGCTCGGTCTCGCCAGCGTCATCTGGGCCTTTCGGTCCCAGCGCAGCAGCATCAACATTTTCAAACGAAGCGTCATCCTGTCCGTCTCGTGCCAGCACAGACGCCTCCAGGGTGTTCAAATTATCCACAACAGTctttttgctttgcttttaaTTGAAGGTTTGACTGCAGTCACAGCAATCACCTTGGCGATCATGTTCATTACGCCTACTTGCAACCATGCTCTCACCTGTGTCTACGTCTTCAGCGCGTGGTTCCTGTTGAGATGCTACGTTGTGGTTTTACATCTCCAAAGCGCCCTGGTGTCCATCCTTTACCTGTGCCACCCAGAGTGGGGAGCCAAACTGCGCTATGTCGGCACAACAGTGGTTCTGTTTTTTATGGTCTTTTCGGTTTTTCATGTACTCTTCATCCAGATCGGGACTTTCCTGCTGGGAGTTATTGTGTTTGGATTGGCTCTGGCCATCATTGTAAAATGTGCAGTGTCATCTGTGTCTCTTGCTGCTGCTTCTAAGAAACCGTTTGTGTTTGTGGCCATGTTCATGTTCTTATTTGTCTTTGCCCCCACTTTTGTTCTTCAGTGCCTTATGATCAGCTCTGCAAACTTCTGGGAGTCCACTGATAAGTATCTCACAGTTTTTGTGAATGTTCTGTTTTTCACCAACTTTCATCTCTTACTGGATGGactcctgtgtttttttatcCTGAAGCTGCCCGCTGGAGAGGAACAACAACAGCTAAGCTAA
- the LOC115578048 gene encoding cell wall protein DAN4-like yields MTPKKKSTIKGDSLSTEITSPAQPSTTVVDQTTSIPVITNKQRTSTDTQTTIGPVSAEVTKSEQPSTRDVDQTNPITDKTPNQLLLSTTTTTTVTPNKISTIKTGSPSTEITSPAQPSTTAVDRTTSIPVITNNQRSTTETQSTIGSVSTEVTKSDQSSTPEVFQTRLITNETPNKLLFSTTTTTIVTPKKKSTIKGDSLSTEITSPAQPSTTVVDQTTSIPVITNKQRTSTDTQTTIGPVSAEVTKSEQPSTPEIRNSKPAAFVDNYNHHSDTKEKIHHQGRLTQYRDHFSCAAFNHSGGSNNIDSW; encoded by the exons A TGACACCAAAGAAAAAATCCACCATCAAGGGAGACTCACTCAGTACAGAGATCACTTCTCCTGCGCAGCCTTCAACCACAGTGGTGGATCAAACAACATCCATTCCAG TGATCACAAATAAGCAAAGAACCAGCACTGATACCCAAACAACCATTGGACCTGTCAGTGCAGAGGTCACCAAGTCTGAGCAGCCTTCAACCAGAGATGTGGACCAAACAAATCCCATTACCG ACAaaactccaaaccagctgcttttgtccaccACTACAACCACCACAGTGACACCTAACAAAATATCCACCATCAAGACAGGCTCACCTAGTACAGAGATTACTTCTCCTGCGCAGCCTTCAACCACAGCAGTTGATCGAACAACATCCATTCCAG TGATCACAAATAACCAAAGATCCACCACTGAAACTCAATCAACCATTGGATCTGTCAGTACTGAGGTTACAAAGTCTGATCAGTCTTCAACTCCAGAGGTTTTCCAAACAAGACTCATTACCA ACGAAACTCCAAACAAGCTGCTTTTTTCCACCACTACAACCACCATAGTGACACCAAAGAAAAAATCCACCATCAAGGGAGACTCACTCAGTACAGAGATCACTTCTCCTGCGCAGCCTTCAACCACAGTGGTGGATCAAACAACATCCATTCCAG TGATCACAAATAAGCAAAGAACCAGCACTGATACCCAAACAACCATTGGACCTGTCAGTGCAGAGGTCACCAAGTCTGAGCAGCCTTCAACTCCAGAGAT ACGaaactccaaaccagctgcttTTGTCGACAACTACAACCACCACAGTGACACCAAAGAAAAAATCCACCATCAAGGGAGACTCACTCAGTACAGAGATCACTTCTCCTGCGCAGCCTTCAACCACAGTGGTGGATCAAACAACATCGATTCCTGGTGA